AACTTTGCACCCGATTCATTTTTTTTACGTAAAAATTCTTCAGGGCATGGGTGAAAAGAATTTCGTTTTAAATCCACAATCACTGGTTTTGCTTGGATTAAAAAAATCGCATCCAAAGCAGAGATTGGTGAATAACTCGATAACAAAACTGAATCACCCGCTTTTACACCTAATGCAAGTAAAGCGAGATGATAAGCAGAAGTTAAGGAATTTGAGGAAATGGCGTATTTGATTTTGAACGTATGGCAAAATGTTTTTTCAAATCGTTCTACAATTTCACCTGTGGAAAGATGTTCTTCCACGAGACATTCTAAAACACCTTTCAGATCTTCTCTCGAAAGGGTAGGTTTGAAGAATTCGATGTTTTTTTCTTTTCGAATCGGTCTTTGTATTGTTTCGGTGCTCATCCAACAGCACTCCTCTTTATTATGTCACTTAAATACTCGATTTACGAATTATGTCACTTCATTTTTCGAAATGCGAACATAATTTTAGAAAATCATAGGAAAATTGGTTCTGAGTAGACAAAGTTCCCAAAATATGACCGAAACCATGGACCAAATTTACTCTTTATGGGCCGATCGATTGCGAAAGAACCAAGGGATCCGATCCCTGATGGAAGACTTAGGCCAGGCCACTGGTGACCCAAATGAAATCCTCCTGGGTGGAGGTAACCCCGCTCCTATCCCAGAAGCCGAGGCGATTTTCGAAGAAACATTTGGTAAATTGGCAAAAGACCCCATCCTTCGTTCCCTTCTCGGTGATTACCAAGCACCCATTGGAAATGACTCCTTTCGTGAATTGGCTGCAGAGTATTTGTCACCACTCCTCCAATCGAAATTGAAAAAAGAGAACATTGCATTTTTTAACGGTAGCCAAAATGCCTATTCCTTCCTTCTAAACCTCCATTCAGGTCCTATGGCAGATGGGAGTTTTAAAAAAATACTATTACCAGTGGTTCCAGAATACATTGGTTATGCGGACCAGTCCATTGCCGAGAATGTGTTTTTGGCAAAACCACCAAATGTAGTTTCCACTGGGAAAAACCGTTTCCGTTATGAGTTAAACCAATCCACTTTTGATCTAACGGGTGTCGGTGTATTGGCAATTTCAAGGCCAACCAATCCTACAGGAAATGTGTTACCTCTGGAACACTTGGAATGGATGGAAAAAAGTACCACAAAACATAACATTCCCATTCTCATTGACCTTGCGTATGGAAATCCATTTCCAAATTTAATCGGCAAGGAATCACCTATCCAATACAAAGAAGGACGAACTTTATCCCTAAGTTTTTCCAAAATCGGATTACCTGGGGTCAGGTTTGGAATTGTTGTTTCAGATGAAGAGACGATTAATACCCTCTCCTCCTTCGCTGCTGTGTCAAACCTTGCTGTTGGAAATTTGGGAGTGTATATGATGCAGATCCTTTTCCAAGAAAATGTATTACCCAAGTTATCAGAAAACATCTTACGTCCGTTTTATGAAGCAAAAGCAAAACTCGCACTCAATCTGTTCACAGAGGCATTTGAAAAAATGGGAGTTGCGTATGAAATCCATGATCCAATGGGAGGTTTTTTCCTCTGGATTCGATTTCCATCACTCTCCATTTCCAATCATGAATTGTATCACCTTTGTAAAGATAAACGGCTCTTCATTGTTTCAGGACATTATTTCTTTCCAGGATTAAACACTGATTTTTCGCATACGAAAGAATGCATACGTTTGACATATTGCCGTAAGGAAGAAGAATTAGCCAGGGGAGCCCAAATCCTTGCAGAAATTGTGGCCTCTCACCAGGCGAAATCCAAATGAGTGAAGATAGTATCGATTTATCAGACACAGTCTTAGAGAATCCCTCATCCAAAGAGGAAAGTTCTTCTGAGAGACCTTCTGCTCAATCTTATATATTTTTGTCTGATTCTGTTGGTAGCCTAACACCCACAGCACGTTGTATCCTAGATGAATTGAAAGACTGGCACAAACGTGTAGAAAAACATGGGAGTAAAGAAAAACACGCATCTTACCTCATGACAGTGGACAAACTTCCAGAGGCTCTTGGGAAATATACAAACCTAGGAGCACAAGGAAGATCGGAAAACGCCATCCACCATGCACTCCGCCAAATTTTAGATATCGACCACCGTGGCCAAAACAGGGCTGCTTATGCATACCCATATCTCATTCGTACGGGAAGTAAAATCTCTTCCAAAATTGCCCTCATTGCACCACAAAACGAAAACAAGACGGACACCCAACCTTACAGACAAGCTTGTTTTCGATTTTCACAAGAACTCATCAAAGTACTATTAGAAAACCGAGCTAAAAAAGGAAGGAATTGGGACGAAGAGAATCCTGGTTCTCTTCTTTTACAAAAAAACAAAGATGGGAATACTTGGCTTTATCCAAAGTTAGGTTCTCTCGAAGCAGAGATATCCTCACTGGTTCGCAAAGGATTTGGAAACTTACCCTATATCCCGATGCCAGATTTTTTACAAGACTTCACACTCTTTGCAAGAGAACAAAACTTGGCACTTCCTATCTTAACGGATTATCATATTGTCATCGATGAACTGAATATTTTACCAGATGGAAGTTTCAAACGATTACCAGAAGTAGTAAACCAAATCCTAGCACACTTAAATGGATTGGAACATTTTGCTAAAGAACAACTTACAAAACTGGCAAAAGATGCAAAATACGAATCGTTTTTAGCACAATTTAATGAATACATTTCTGTTCCAAAATTTTCTTCTTTAGAAGCAAAGATGAACCCGGAAGAAGAAGTGAAAAAGTTTTTATCAATCATCGAAAACTTTCCTGTACCTGCAGAAAAAAACAACCGTGCACTTTCCATCAAAGAAACGATCGATCTCAGCATTAAAATCTTAAAACGTCTCGCTGAAGAAAAAGGATCTGTTTTAACCAGAAAAGATGATAGTATATATGGAACTGTCAAAAATGCAGTCATCAGTAAAATTCCGGAACATACAAAAAATCATAATACACTACTTCGTATCAACTTCGAAGAAGAAGTAGCAAATGCTGGGATCACGGATCCAGCTAAAGTGTCCGAATACATCAAACGATTAAAAGACGATGTATTTTCCGAACATTCCTACTACGAAGAAAAAACTCCGGATGGTCGTTCGGTTTATTATGTTGTTGACCATGGGTATATGGCAGCAGTCATCCACAAACTTGCGTTTGAAGGGAGAACTAACCCGGAATACAAAAAACAATTGGGTTATGCTAAAATCATCAATCATAAACTTTCTAATCCCAAACATCCAGGACTCAATAGCAAACTCAAACCCGAGTTAATTGCAAAACTCAATGCAGATGTCAAAAATATGGAAGTGGAAGAATTGGAAAAAGAAAGGTCCAATGAAATCCGATCACGTTTTAATGTAATCCCAGGGATTTTAACCTTCGTTGTGAGTACGATGATTTTTATCACAGGAGCGTATTACTTACGTTCAGCAATGCCAATCTTTTTTGGTGTTCCTTTTTCTGTGGTTCTTGGATTTTTAGCAGCGATTTATTTTAGAGAAAAAACGACAGAAGAAATCCGAGAAGACATTAAAAATTCAGGGAAGTTTTCAGGTGTGGGTGACTGGGGTAAACCAAGTTATTCTTCCGGTTCCTCAACAAGTTATGAAGAAGAACAGGAGACGAGCAAAAAAGAAGAAAAACTTTCTCACATTTACAAAGCTGCCGACAATTTTGTTTTTCCAAAACGATTTAATAAAATCACTGACAAAGTGTTAGATCCAAAATCGTTACGATCCCGCATCTACGAAAATTTGGACAATATCAAACGGAACAATATGACTCTCGCCAAAGAAAAAGATGAGGATAAAGTTGCTTCCACTGTTGAATATGCAGTATTACAATCCGTTTCCACGATCCTAATTCCCGATGAAGTGGCGGTGAGAGACCTTCCAAACACAATTCTCATCAACCGAAATGATATGAAATCTGCGCTTTTCCGAAGCCAATTGGCAGATTTTTACCGCGAAGAGATGAACAAAAAGAAGTTCGATAAAAAATTAGTCAAATACTACACCTATCTCATCAATACAGTTGAGATGGAGTATTACAAATACCTTCCGAAAAAACGAGTTTAGAACCTAAAATCATTTGATTCTCTGTGGGACATACCTCCTATGGAGTTGATGTATCAAAACGGTATCGTACAATTTCCTATCATCATCATTGATGAAGATTTTCGTTCCGAAAATGCCAGTGGTCTTGGCATTCGAGCTATTGCAAAGGCCTTAGAAGGCGAAGGAATCGAAGTTTTGGGTGTGACCAGTTATGGAGACCTCACGAGTTTTGTACAACAACAAAGCCGGGCTTGTGGATTCATTCTCTCCATTGATGATGAAGAGTTCACGCCTGAAACAGAAGGGGAAGTGCCAGATGCACTACGCCAACTCAAAGACTTTGTGACCCAAGTGCGTCATAGAAACGCAGACATCCCTCTTTTTTTATATGGCGAAACGAGAACAAGTCGCCACATTCCCAATAGCATATTAAAAGAACTCCATGGTTTCATCCATATGTTTGAAGACACACCGGAGTTTATGGCACGCGCCATCCACAGAGAAGTAAAATCGTATTTAGATAGCCTTCCTCCTCCTTTTTTCCGAGCACTCACTCAATATGCACATGATGGAAGTTATAGTTGGCACTGCCCTGGTCACTCTGGTGGTGTTGCGTTTTTAAAAAGTCCAGTAGGTCAAATGTTCCATCAGTTTTTTGGTGAGAACATGTTACGAGCTGACGTATGTAATGCGGTAGATGAACTCGGACAACTTTTGGATCACACTGGTCCCATTTCCGCCAGTGAAAGGAATGCTGCACGGATTTTCCAATGTGATAGTTTGTACTTTGTGACAAACGGAACATCCACTTCAAACAAAATCGTTTGGCATAGTACTGTGGCACCTGGAGACGTTGTGATTGTTGACCGTAACTGCCACAAAAGTATCTTACATGCGATCACCATGACGGGAGCCATTCCTGTTTTCCTGATGCCTACACGAAACCATTTTGGAATCATCGGCCCTATTCCCAAATCTGAATTCACATGGGAAAACATCAAAAAGAAGATCGCCGAACACCCGTTTGCTAAACATGTCAAAGGGAATCCAAGAATTCTAACCATTACTCAAAGTACTTACGATGGAATTTTGTATAATGTGGAAGACATCAAGTCCGAGTTAGATGGAAAAATTTCTACTCTTCATTTTGATGAAGCTTGGTTACCTCATGCTGCGTTCCATCGATTTTATACAGGTATGCATGCGATAGGATCTGACAGACCACGTCCAAAAGAAAGTATGATCTTTGCAACACAGTCCACTCACAAACTTCTCGCGGGACTCTCACAAGCAAGCCAGATCCTTGTCCAAAATAGTGAAAAGGAAACCTTAGATCGAAACTTATTCAATGAAGCATTTTTGATGCATACAAGTACAAGTCCACAATATGCCATCATTGCCTCTTGTGATGTTGCCGCGGCGATGATGGAATCACCTGGTGGAAATGCCCTTGTGGAAGAATCCATCGAAGAGGCGTTAGACTTCAGACGTGCGATGCGCAAAGTGGATTTGGAACTAGAAGAAGACTGGTGGTTTAGTGTTTGGGGTCCAGAAGCCCTTGCCGAAGAAGGTGCAGGCGAACGAGATGAATGGATCCTCAAAGCAAATGATCGTTGGCATGGGTTTGGCGACATTGCTGAAGGATTTAATATGCTCGATCCGATCAAAGCAACTGTCATCACACCTGGTATGAGTGTGGAAGGTGAATTTGCTGATTGGGGAATCCCTGCTCTCATTCTTACCAAGTACCTCGCTGAACACGGGATCATCGTAGAAAAAACAGGGCTTTATAGTTTTTTCATCATGTTTACTATCGGTATTACAAAAGGCCGTTGGAATACAATGGTCACTGAATTACAACAGTTCAAAGATGATTATGATTCCAATCAACCTTTGTGGAGAGTGATGCCAAAGTTTACAGCAGCACATCCCAAATACGATCGTATTGGTTTACGTGACCTTTGCCAATCCATGCACGAAGTCTACAGAGCCAATAACATCTCTCACCTAACAACAGAGATGTATTTGAGTCCGATGATCCCAGCGATGAAACCATCAGAAGCGTTTGCGAAAATGGCACACCGCGACATCGAACGAGTTCCCATCGATGAATTGGAAGGAAGGATCACTTCCGTGTTACTCACTCCATATCCACCAGGGATTCCACTCCTCATCCCAGGAGAAAAATTTAACTCTACGATCATTCGTTACTTACAGTTTGCTCGAGAGTTTAACACAAAATTCCCTGGGTTCGAAACGGACATCCATGGTCTTGTAGAAGAAAAATCAGAATCAGGAATTTTGACATACTTCGTTGACTGTGTGATTGAGTCTTAAGTCGATAAAACCAAAGAAACAAAATCTCTTAAAAAATCTCTCGTGCAGTGTATGCTGCACGAAAGATTTATCTTTGAACGTTGTACCTTCGATTCAGAATATTTCATTCAAAATGATATGATTGTTTTTTTTGATGGGTTATTCCCATTCAATCATTCGTACAACATCTTTCAAACAATCTTCCCTAGTGGACTGGTCCCCTTTTGCAGACGGGAGACCTGAATACCATTTGCCATCAGGGAATTTTAAATCGACCCAATAAGTAAAGAGAGTTGTTTCTCCATTATTGTTTTTGATTTCGATGTTCAAAAGTTTTAAATCCGAAACTCCTGTTTCTTTATAAAAGGTTTCTCCATTTTTGGTTCGGATGCGGATCTTTTTGGGCAGGACTTCGTAAGTGGTTCCTTTTTTTTCTTCGCGTTTTGATTTGAGTTCCCAAGAATCAATTTTAATCGAATCAAGTTCTGCTATTGTTAATTTCTTTTTGTATAAAATCCCATCTTTTGTATGTTCGAAAAAAATCGACTGACTACCGCTAGTTGATTCTCCTCGAACCGTTCGCCCATCACAAAGGGTTAGGTTTAAAACCTTTGGTTCACCAGAATCTTTTTCACCACGGGCATTTCTTGGTTCTTTCGTTTCTTCATTTGGTATAGAAGGCAGACTAGGTTCTTTTGGCATTCGTGGTTCTCCGAAGGTCGGTGAAAAAAAACCGAGGGTTCCGAGCCAAAGAAAGAGTCGCAGTCGAAGTAAGTAGTCCATATTCTGACCTTTATCCATGGATGCATTTCTGACTGCAACTTTTCAAACCCTTCCCTTACCATTCCTTATCCTTGTCATCATTGGCTCTATCCTTGTCCTTGGAAAAGCTGCTGATGTTTTGGTTGATGAAGCCGTTTCCCTCTCCACAAGATGGGGAGTACCGAAGATGATCATTGGTGCAACGATTGTCAGCTTAGGAACCACTCTTCCCGAAGTATCTGTTTCTGTACTCGCAGCTCTCGAAGGGAATCCAGGCATTGCTCTGGGAAATGCGGTGGGATCAATTATCTGCGATACAGGACTCATCCTCGGGATTGCGATTCTCATCTCCCCACCTGACATCGACAAGCGCCTTGTCAACCGCCAAGGTTGGATCCAAGTTCTCAGTGGATTTTTACTTGTGTTTGCGGCCTTACCATGGTCAAACCTGACATCCATTTTCACAACTGGTGGACGAATTGACCAAGGAACAGGGATTGTCTTTTTAATTTTGCTCGGTGTTTATGTTTACCTAAGCATTCGTTGGTCAAGGTCCAAACCAGGGGAACTCGAAGCAGGTCTCGATGACACAACTGAATATGATGAGTCTCCCTTTTGGATTGTTTTTTTAAAACTCGTGGTAGCGATCACACTTGTGATTTTATCCTCGAAAGTGCTCATCCCTTCTGTACAAGAAACAGCGATTCGTTTGTCAATTCCTGAATCCATCATTGGGGCAACTCTTGTAGCCTTTGGAACCAGTTTGCCTGAACTTGTCACTGCCATCCAAGCCTCAAGGCGTGGACACTCTGAACTTGCTGTGGGTAATATCATTGGCGCCGATATCTTAAACGTTCTCTTTGTATCCGGTGCAGCAGCTGCTGTTACAAAAAATGGTCTCGAAGCACCCGTAAGTTTTTTCAGTTTTTATTTTCCGTCGATGCTCATTGTTCTCGTTTTATTCCGTTTGGGAATTGTATTCTCAAAAGATAAAATCAAACGTCCGTTTGGTGTATTTTTACTAGTGATCTATGTAATCGCAACAATCGCTGGGTTTATCTTTAAAGGTTAAATTGAAAATCCAACACCTCCTCTTCCTTTTTCTGAAGGAAGGAGGTGTTTTTTAGTTTTTGCCACTCTTCGTAAGAATAAATGTTTCGTTCGAGTGTTTCCGTTTTTATCATTTGACTTTCCCTACACAAGGTACTTGCACCTTGTCGTAACAACATTTTACCCCCTTCGTTATCAAATTGTTTTGGGTGATCAAAGACAAAAATTTCCCTGTTTTGTTCCATGGCACTCATCGCTGTGGAAATAGTGCCCGATTTTTTCCCTGACTCCATGATGAAAACCTTTTTGCAAAGTCCAGAAATCACACGATTTCGTTTCGGAAATGTCCACTTTGCGGGTTCTGTATGTAGGAGAAATTCTGAAATTAACAGTTGTTTGGGGTCATTTTTAATTCGTTTGTACAAATCACGGTTCCCTGGTGGGTATTCGATTCCCAGTGTGGTGCCAAGGATTCCAATAACAGGAATTCCAAATTCAAGTGCAGAAACAAAAGCCTGTCTGTCAATCCCGAGGGCCATTCCAGAGACAATGGCAATGTTTTCTTTTTCTGAAAAAGAACTTACAAGTGCTTTTGTTGCTGATAACGAAACGGGAGAAGATTTACGAGTGCCCACAATGGCAACAAGGTCTTTCTGCAAAAGAGTTAGGTCACCCATACCCACAATCACAAGTGGGGGATCATAAATTTCTTTTAGAAGTTTTGGATAATAGGGATCATAATAGGAAATTAATTTCCAACGAGGGTCTTTGTTTTGTTCCCATACTTTACATTCGGATAACCAAAATTTCCAGTCTTCTTCTTTAAAAAAAATGGGTAAGGCTTGGAATAAAGGTAAAAATTCATTATAATTACGCCAAACCTTTGTTTTACGCAAAAAAGAAAGAACTTTCGGATGCCCCAAAATGGAAAGTACCACATGGGATTAGGTCAGTTAGATTTGTTTTGGGCCCCAAGAACACTTAAATTCTTTAAAACATTTTGATAGGAAGAGTTTTCTTCCAAAGGTTCACGGATACTACCGTTCCCCTTCATTTCTTCTAAAATGGATTTGATGCGAACATATTCATCATAAGCGAGAGAAGACTTTCCAATTTGGTATAAAAAATTAGCCTTCGCAAATCGTGTGGGAACATTATAAGGTTCTTTTCGTAATATTTGGTCTAACAAAGAAAAAGCGGAATCCAATTCATCATAACCGCTTGCCAGTTTTCCATTCCAACTTTCGTCCTTTAAAGAAGAATCAAAATAGATCAGAGCTAATTGGAATGGGAAACGAGTATCGTCTTTGTCTAATTTTGCCAATTGTTTGAATAAACTTATGGCACGACTCCTTCGTGTAGGTTCCCACCCCATATCTTTTGATGCATTTGCATAAGCAACAGCCGTCTCATATAACAACTGTTTATCTAATTTTCCTGACTGGATGGCCTTTTCAAAAAAAGGTAATGCTGATTCGTAGGAATGGATTTCAAATCCACCTTGTTTTGCATTGGGAATGGATTCTGTAACGGCTTCCTCATAATATCGCACTCCTACATCTGCGGAACCTGCACGCATATAGGCGCGGGCAATTTTCCAAGAGAGTGCAGCCGACTGGTTGGACTTTTGGACCAATTTCCGGATCCGTTTGTCCATTTCTTCAATTTCGGCTTCTTCCAAAGCCAATTTTTCTTTCCAATTGACGATGTCTTTTTCGGTGGTTTCACCGCCAATTCGTTTGCGGTACCGGGATTCTGTTAGGGATTTTAAGTAATCACAATGGGTAAAAAAGAGAAGCAAACCCAAAACAACACCCAACTTGAGTGTGAAAACCATTGAAAACCGGTTGTTTTTTATGCCCATCGGTTCGATTTTAGTTTCTTTCTTTTGGATGAAAAGAAAAAAATGTGATTATGTCTCTTAGTTTTCAAAGGTTGGGTGAAGTCCATTTGCCAGAGATCCTTACTTGGGAAACTCTATGTTTTCCAGGTGAAGAATGGACAGATAAAATGATCCAAACCCATCTGGAATTCCATGCCGCATTTGGCATAGGGGACCAAAATATACAATGTTATGCGTTAGTTTGTGAGACACCTTGGGAAATAGAAATTTTCCGAATCGCAACACTACCCAACTTTAGAAAGTTAGGCCTAGCAAAACAATTGTTAGAAAAACTATTTAAGGAATTTCCAAAAAAGGAATTTTTCTTAGAAGTGAAAGAATCAAACGAACCAGCAATCAAACTTTATTTGTCTGTTGGTTTTGTTGAACTTGAGAGACGTAAAAAATACTACCCGGACGGATCAACTGCCGTTCTAATGAAGAGGAATCCCATCGAATGAAAAATGCATATGTAACAGGCGCATCGCAAGGTATCGGAAAAGAATTTGTTAGAGCTCTCGGCAAAGATTATAATGTTTTTTTAATCTCTAGGACGGAAGCGGACTTAAAAAAAGTTATCTTAGAATTAGAACCAAAGTCTAGAGGAATGTTGAAGTATATTGCCTTAGACCTTACTAAAAAGAAAGATGTGGAAGAACTATCAAGTATCATAGAAAAAGATAAAGATGCAGAATTATTAGTGAACAATGCAGGATTTGGAACTGTTGGTGAGTTTGCAACCCTTCCTCTTGATAAAGAATTAGATGAAGTGAGTTTAAATGTAAAAACTCTTGTTCACCTTTCACACACCGCACTGAACCGTTTCAAAAAAAACAAAAAAGGTTATTTAATCAACGTTGCATCTATCGCGGGTTATCTGCCAGCACCTGGCAGTGCTATTTATGCGGCAACAAAAGCCTTTGTTAAATCTTTTACTGAATCTATTCACGAAGAAGCCAAAAACTACGGCATTCATGTACAAGCACTTTGCCCGGGACTCACTCATTCTGACTTCCACCAACGTGCAGGGATCAGTAAGTCCAAATACCCATCGTTTATGTGGCAAAATGCAGATGAAGTCGTCGAAGAGTCGTTAAGTGCACTCAAATATAACCAAGCAGTTTGTATCACAGGAAGTTTTAACCAAGGTGCGATCACCGTATCAGAACTCATTCCTCGAGGTTTTTTAAGAAAACTCAGTGGTAGATATTTAAAATTAGAAGAGGAATAAGATGGATGTTGCTAAGTTAGATACTTGGTATCGAAGACTCCTCGTACTATTTTCTATTATTTGTGGTGGGTTTCAAATATACTACGAAGGGAATATTTGGATCAATGCAATCTTTGTTGTGCTTATGGCGGGAATGGTTGGTTATTACACCAACTTCCTTGCGATCAAAATGTTATTCCAACCAAAACATGGTAAGGTGCTTGGTTGGTCTGGGCTTGTCCCCAAAAACAAATCAAAAATTGCAAAGTCTTTAGGGGAGAGTATCCAAAGTAATTTACTCCATCCCGACATCATCATTGCATATATCTATGAAAGGAATTTAGTCGAAACGGGAATCCAAAAAATTGTCAAAGAAATTGACGAAGCCATCCACAACGACGAAATCCGTACTCTACTTGTAACCAAAATCATTTCCATGTTAAAGGAACGTGGGCCTGAAATTTTAGAAGTGATCTTCGATTTTTCAGAAGAAACCATGAAAAAAATGGCAGAACGTCCTGAAGAAGTACAAAAACTTTGGGAATACACAAGAAACCGCCTAACATATTACCTAACAGAAGAAACCAACCGTGAAGAGTTAGGAAAACAACTCCGAGTCATTTTATTAGAAGAGATGCCGAAACTCGCGAACCTTTTAAACGAAGGACTCGAAGAATATTTAAAAACACGAAGCACCCTAGGAAAAATTGGAATTGGTGTGAAAAAAATATTTTCGTTTAACGAAGATGCGATCCGCGAACTTTTGGAACGATTTGTCAAAGACCCCGAAACATCCGATCAATTTATGAAGATGATGGATGATATGATGGCTGGTTTACAAGAAAGACTTAATTCCAAGGAAACACAAGAATTCATCACAGGCAAAATATCCAATTGGTTAGAGGCTAGTGGTGATTACGCCAGACAAAACCTATTGCCGTCGGGTATTGAACGTTTACAATCATATCTGGATGATCCTAACAACTGGGAAGAGATCGAAAAAAACTTTTTCCGTGCAGTAGATTGGGTAAAAAAACGCCTTCTCGAGTTTATGAATAGTGAAGAAGGAAAAGCGTATCTCAAAACCAATATTGAAAAATTTGTTCATAATATCAATGTTACAGCACTTGTGGAAGAAAGAGTGATGGCACTTGATACAGATGATTTGGAAAAAATGATTCTGGACAATACCGGCGGGAATTTGGTCGTAATACAATTCTTAGGCGGAATTTTGGGAATGATTGCGGGACTCATCCAAGTTCACATTTATTTTGCAGTACCTGTGGGGGCTCTAGTTCTCATCACGTATTTGGCACATTACAGAAACCAAAAAAAATTCGAAGAACCAGCTCAAAATAAATAATGGAAGGAACCAGATACTTCTTGGTAGTTTGGTTCCTTTTTCATTTCCACTCGAAATTCTGATTCTTGTGACCATAAATACCGTAAGGTTACACTTGATCCAATTTGGTTTTTGTTGGTTTGGTTTCCATAATGTTGGAAAAAAAATCCACCTAACAATTTC
The sequence above is a segment of the Leptospira levettii genome. Coding sequences within it:
- a CDS encoding DUF445 family protein, translating into MDVAKLDTWYRRLLVLFSIICGGFQIYYEGNIWINAIFVVLMAGMVGYYTNFLAIKMLFQPKHGKVLGWSGLVPKNKSKIAKSLGESIQSNLLHPDIIIAYIYERNLVETGIQKIVKEIDEAIHNDEIRTLLVTKIISMLKERGPEILEVIFDFSEETMKKMAERPEEVQKLWEYTRNRLTYYLTEETNREELGKQLRVILLEEMPKLANLLNEGLEEYLKTRSTLGKIGIGVKKIFSFNEDAIRELLERFVKDPETSDQFMKMMDDMMAGLQERLNSKETQEFITGKISNWLEASGDYARQNLLPSGIERLQSYLDDPNNWEEIEKNFFRAVDWVKKRLLEFMNSEEGKAYLKTNIEKFVHNINVTALVEERVMALDTDDLEKMILDNTGGNLVVIQFLGGILGMIAGLIQVHIYFAVPVGALVLITYLAHYRNQKKFEEPAQNK